The proteins below come from a single Amphiura filiformis chromosome 15, Afil_fr2py, whole genome shotgun sequence genomic window:
- the LOC140172104 gene encoding uncharacterized protein: MAIQYGCVAVGRSIIADHSRDTKKNFRAVVLSMLPNINATQQVRKVFFHERYKFAVLSDNGIFYMCATSPDFSEEQSFTFLEEVVKTFGCQNNNLIEELSNDDDDEYKARDVESGISDDAGGNLAVTVVDGLGVKKIRKFPGALKKKMKRFSKASKKSMKIRIPGKKKKTQNDSSLSPPFVTPSSKDKYVALVEDEIQPNQRDIHCRLEENANTYAPNGRTIDTLQKEVEEVQGIVREAIEKVLSRGENLDELLVRADNLEAAAYQFQKTAKRMKRKFRCKHRRLICTMATGTGAVVTVVVVVLVVVFVVL; the protein is encoded by the exons ATGGCGATTCAATACGGATGCGTGGCCGTTGGACGAAGTATTATTGCTGACCATTCACGAGATACCAAAAAGAACTTTCGTGCAGTGGTATTGTCGATGCTACCAAATATTAATGCGACACAGCAAGTCAGAAAGGTCTTTTTTCATGAAAG ATACAAATTTGCAGTGCTATCTGACAATGGGATTTTCTATATGTGTGCCACGTCACCAGACTTTTCTGAAGAGCAATCGTTTACATTCTTAGAAGAAGTAGTAAAAACATTTGGCTGTCAAAATAACAACTTAATCGAAGAACtcagtaatgatgatgatgatgaatataaAGCTCGAGATGTTGAAAGTGGCATCAGCGATGATGCGGGTGGAAATCTCGCGGTAACAGTGGTGGACGGCTTAGGTGTTAAGAAGATCCGAAAATTTCCTGGAGCTTTGAAGAAGAAAATG AAAAGGTTCTCAAAGGCAAGCAAAAAGTCGATGAAGATTCGCATTcctggaaagaaaaagaagacacAAAACGATAGCTCCCTATCGCCGCCTTTTGTTACACCATCCTCTAAAGACAAATACGTCGCATTAGTGGAAGACGAAATTCAACCAAACCAAAGA GATATTCATTGCCGGTTAGAAGAAAACGCCAACACATATGCTCCAAATGGTCGTACCATTGATACACTACAGAAGGAAGTAGAGGAGGTTCAGGGGATTGTAAGAGAGGCTATCGAAAAGGTTCTATCAAGAGGCGAAAATCTGGACGAGTTACTTGTCAGAGCGGATAACCTAGAAGCAGCG GCATACCAATTCCAGAAAACTGCTAAAAGGATGAAGAGAAAGTTCCGATGTAAACACAGACGATTGATTTGTAC